From a region of the Nonlabens sp. Hel1_33_55 genome:
- a CDS encoding DUF6056 family protein — protein MLQLRKLIGIKLVSFVIVCFFVLLPFSFVTNYVDLSEDDYGRAILFFDNYCVNYFVWLKQHNGRYINAMISLLPLYSLPILKTVLGLNFLITPWVIKMFVQRLSITFGVRLRNINSYLVAVVLFGLMIFQMPLLVEYFYWMAATTVYSFSFLSFLMICYFLFDVRKGSKKAVVGAALFTIVATGSNEIFLLLTNYVIFISLILFWISHKKLNVHLLAVQIVALVSSSIVILATGSSNRRDNYAAGGDIVDSIVLSLKNTVSILFNQFTTLNDVLILIAIGSTALFVATQTKVSKNLQSLNPMLLLLLSIVALFLIFFTPNYAMGSVSYNNGRVGNLIQILLLFILFTNCLNFIIYYRIHQTILPFVNSLFSRIAVLVLLFATTLTSVNTQNLYLDFYDGSFARLEQDRKLRVETVKINRSNHLTIPPLYKTRTLPYDGITTDPIAWQNRYYTEYINQKYDPDLLSIRLGK, from the coding sequence ATGCTACAACTAAGAAAGCTTATAGGTATCAAACTAGTATCCTTCGTCATAGTATGCTTTTTTGTGCTTTTGCCTTTTTCATTTGTTACGAATTACGTAGACCTTTCTGAAGATGATTATGGTAGAGCCATATTATTTTTTGATAATTATTGTGTCAATTATTTCGTTTGGTTGAAACAGCACAATGGAAGATATATAAATGCAATGATTAGCCTTTTGCCCTTATATAGTTTACCCATTTTAAAGACAGTTTTGGGACTCAATTTCCTGATTACTCCATGGGTTATAAAAATGTTTGTGCAGCGTTTGAGTATAACTTTTGGCGTGCGACTTAGAAATATTAATTCATATCTGGTAGCAGTGGTATTGTTTGGTCTGATGATTTTCCAGATGCCCTTGTTGGTTGAGTATTTTTATTGGATGGCGGCAACTACTGTTTACTCATTTTCCTTTTTGAGTTTTTTGATGATCTGCTACTTTTTGTTTGATGTTAGGAAAGGCAGCAAAAAAGCTGTGGTGGGAGCAGCTCTTTTTACCATAGTGGCAACAGGCAGCAATGAAATTTTTTTATTGTTGACAAACTACGTCATCTTCATAAGTCTAATCTTATTCTGGATTAGTCATAAAAAACTAAACGTTCATCTTTTGGCAGTCCAAATTGTAGCACTTGTATCATCATCCATCGTAATACTTGCGACGGGTAGCAGCAATCGCAGAGACAATTATGCTGCAGGTGGAGATATTGTTGACTCTATTGTTTTATCATTAAAAAACACCGTTTCCATACTTTTCAACCAATTCACTACATTAAACGATGTATTGATCTTAATTGCGATAGGTTCAACAGCATTATTTGTAGCAACACAGACAAAAGTTTCAAAAAATCTGCAATCTCTGAATCCTATGCTTTTGTTGTTGCTAAGCATAGTAGCTCTATTTCTGATATTTTTCACTCCCAATTATGCTATGGGAAGCGTCTCCTATAACAATGGCAGGGTAGGTAACCTCATCCAGATCCTACTCTTATTTATTCTGTTTACAAACTGCTTAAATTTTATTATTTACTACAGGATTCACCAGACAATTTTGCCATTTGTAAACAGCCTGTTTTCTAGAATTGCCGTACTGGTATTACTATTTGCTACGACCCTTACTTCAGTAAATACTCAAAATCTATATTTGGATTTTTATGATGGATCATTTGCTAGATTGGAGCAAGATCGAAAATTGAGAGTTGAGACAGTTAAAATCAATCGGTCTAACCACCTAACTATCCCACCACTTTATAAAACAAGAACATTGCCTTATGATGGTATAACAACCGATCCCATAGCATGGCAAAATCGATATTACACTGAATATATCAATCAAAAATATGATCCGGATCTATTGAGTATAAGATTAGGCAAATAA
- a CDS encoding ABC transporter permease: MENQEWLYEIKPKGKLIDLNFKEIWRYRDLLVLFIKRDITTAYKQTILGPLWFLIQPLFTSVVFTLVFNEVAGIDNGAIPNFLFNLTGLTLWSYFKEVLSVSSSAFTSNAGLFGKVYFPRFIAPASRVLSGLFKFGIQLIILVIFYVYYYVNGMDILPSTALPLILLVLLNVILMGMGSGLILSAMTTKYRDLNVLIGFGLSLLLYLSAVMYSLEEAKNKLQEYYWAVEWNPIAHVIESYRSLWFGSLPIHWTGIYVGFFVGTVLFLIGLIVFNKTEKTFIDTV; this comes from the coding sequence ATGGAAAATCAAGAGTGGTTATATGAAATTAAGCCTAAGGGAAAGCTTATTGACCTGAATTTCAAGGAAATATGGAGATATAGGGATTTACTGGTTTTATTTATTAAAAGGGATATTACCACTGCCTATAAGCAAACCATATTGGGCCCTTTGTGGTTTTTGATACAGCCGTTGTTCACAAGTGTGGTTTTTACCTTAGTATTCAACGAGGTGGCGGGAATAGATAATGGAGCCATTCCCAACTTTCTTTTTAATCTTACCGGACTTACTCTCTGGAGCTATTTTAAGGAAGTCTTGAGTGTTTCAAGCAGTGCCTTTACATCAAATGCCGGCCTGTTTGGTAAAGTATATTTCCCACGGTTTATTGCGCCAGCATCAAGAGTACTTTCTGGCTTGTTCAAGTTTGGAATCCAGTTGATTATATTGGTGATATTCTATGTCTATTATTATGTAAATGGAATGGATATTTTGCCCAGTACTGCTCTGCCGTTGATCCTGCTGGTGCTACTCAACGTTATTTTGATGGGAATGGGTTCAGGTCTTATCTTATCTGCAATGACGACTAAGTACCGTGACCTAAATGTATTGATAGGCTTTGGTTTGAGTCTTTTATTATACCTCAGTGCTGTGATGTATTCATTAGAAGAGGCAAAAAATAAATTACAGGAGTACTATTGGGCCGTAGAATGGAATCCTATCGCCCATGTTATTGAGAGCTATCGTAGTTTGTGGTTTGGCTCGTTGCCTATTCACTGGACTGGAATCTATGTAGGATTTTTTGTGGGAACGGTCCTGTTTTTAATTGGCTTGATTGTATTCAACAAGACAGAGAAAACATTTATAGATACGGTTTGA
- a CDS encoding ABC-F family ATP-binding cassette domain-containing protein codes for MNYLSVENVSRAFADKALFENVSLGINQGQKIGFVAKNGYGKTSLLNIIAGKEQPDSGSVNRRNDLRMAFLSQEPDLNHNQTIEEVILASDIPTIQIIARYEKAMENMDDADAYQKAFDQMESAQAWDFETKYKQILSKLKLDDLSQQVGKLSGGQKKRIAMAIALLSDPQLLIMDEPTNHLDLEMIEWLEEYFKQEDYTILMVTHDRYFLDRVCNEIIELDNGNLYTYKGNYSYYVEKKEERLEIEQTTQEKAQQLFKKELQWMRRQPKARTTKSKSRIDDFYQIKEAASNRRKEHNVELEINMQRLGTKIVELHSISKSFGDKNLIENFDYNFQRGERVGIIGKNGTGKSTFLNIINGDLAPDKGKVTIGETVKIGYYTQGGIDIKPGQKVIDVIKAYGEFIPLNKGKIISASQLLERFLFDNKKKHDFVEKLSGGERKRLYLCTILIQNPNFLILDEPTNDLDIPTLNVLENFLMDFPGCIIVVSHDRYFMDKIVDHLLVFNQSGEITDFPGNYSDFRAYVGTTDIALEKDAAKTQEAKPAPKPVVKSAPAGISREDQKELSRLENKVKQLEIDRKKLQDSFLDESIDPETMTENSIKLGAVKEELEEKEMEWLELTERLGV; via the coding sequence ATGAATTATTTGAGTGTTGAAAATGTATCACGCGCCTTTGCGGATAAGGCGTTGTTCGAGAATGTATCGCTAGGTATTAACCAAGGTCAAAAGATAGGCTTTGTCGCAAAAAACGGCTACGGTAAGACCTCGCTACTCAACATCATAGCCGGAAAAGAACAACCCGATAGCGGTAGTGTGAATCGTCGCAATGACCTGCGCATGGCTTTCCTCTCTCAGGAACCAGATCTGAACCACAACCAGACTATTGAAGAAGTCATTCTTGCTTCAGACATTCCTACCATTCAAATTATTGCCCGTTATGAAAAGGCAATGGAAAATATGGATGATGCAGACGCCTACCAAAAGGCATTTGACCAGATGGAATCTGCTCAAGCATGGGATTTTGAGACTAAATACAAGCAAATTCTCTCCAAGCTTAAACTGGACGACCTTTCTCAGCAAGTCGGGAAGTTGAGTGGTGGTCAGAAAAAACGTATCGCCATGGCGATTGCTCTATTATCTGATCCACAGTTGTTGATCATGGATGAGCCTACCAACCACCTGGATCTTGAAATGATCGAATGGCTGGAAGAATACTTTAAGCAGGAAGATTATACGATTCTTATGGTGACTCACGACCGTTATTTTTTAGATCGTGTATGTAATGAAATTATTGAGTTGGACAACGGTAATCTTTATACTTACAAAGGCAACTATTCCTACTATGTAGAAAAGAAGGAAGAGCGTCTGGAGATTGAGCAAACCACTCAAGAAAAAGCACAACAGCTTTTCAAAAAAGAACTGCAATGGATGCGTCGCCAACCTAAAGCACGTACCACGAAATCCAAATCTCGCATCGACGATTTCTACCAGATCAAAGAAGCGGCCTCCAATCGTCGTAAGGAACATAACGTAGAGTTGGAAATCAATATGCAACGCCTAGGCACCAAGATTGTGGAACTTCATAGCATCTCAAAGTCCTTTGGTGATAAGAATTTGATAGAGAATTTTGATTATAATTTCCAGCGTGGTGAGCGTGTGGGAATCATAGGGAAAAATGGAACTGGTAAATCCACCTTTCTCAACATCATTAATGGTGATCTAGCACCAGACAAAGGAAAGGTTACCATAGGTGAAACGGTCAAAATAGGCTACTACACTCAAGGCGGAATAGACATCAAACCTGGCCAGAAGGTAATTGATGTCATCAAGGCATACGGCGAATTCATACCGCTCAATAAGGGTAAAATAATTAGCGCAAGCCAGTTGCTGGAGCGTTTCCTTTTTGACAACAAAAAGAAACATGATTTTGTCGAGAAGCTAAGTGGTGGTGAACGCAAGCGCTTATATCTATGTACGATCTTGATCCAGAACCCCAACTTTTTAATTCTGGATGAGCCAACCAATGACCTAGATATTCCAACACTCAACGTTTTGGAGAATTTCTTGATGGATTTCCCTGGTTGTATTATCGTGGTAAGTCACGATAGGTATTTCATGGATAAGATTGTCGATCACTTGTTGGTCTTCAATCAATCTGGTGAGATCACAGATTTCCCAGGAAACTATTCGGACTTTAGAGCTTATGTGGGAACAACCGATATTGCTTTAGAAAAGGATGCTGCCAAAACTCAAGAAGCTAAACCAGCACCTAAACCGGTAGTAAAATCGGCGCCAGCAGGTATCTCTAGAGAAGATCAAAAGGAGCTGAGTCGTTTGGAAAATAAAGTGAAACAATTGGAAATCGATCGTAAAAAGTTGCAAGACAGCTTTCTTGACGAGTCCATCGATCCAGAAACCATGACTGAAAACAGCATCAAATTAGGAGCTGTTAAAGAAGAACTGGAAGAGAAAGAAATGGAATGGCTGGAATTGACGGAGCGGTTGGGCGTTTAA
- a CDS encoding polysaccharide biosynthesis tyrosine autokinase encodes MEAENEVNALSGIFDVKQFLQKLLKLWWLFLICMAIGLGYAYYKNQFIQTFYRIESLISIKDNNNPLFTSNQSLTFNWGGTTDKVTTAIIQFKSRSHAEVVVDQLQYYVNYIKEGDYYNIDAYKQTPFFVFVDTSYAQLYQKNIRIKVLDNDRFELSAPFSGTTAGGFDFVKKEWVSVETPQGEWQQIFEFGEEIDLPFLHITIERTSEQVKTGEWLFNLGNYWGTVMRYKGIAVSQQPTGSSILSLSMQGLNKKRLIDYINKSSEVLVTEELRKKNKFAVSTIKYIDSSLQQQSKLLKESETELAAFRDNTQLIDATSQSTDFNSKLTGFEIQKRDLLNRLNYYETLDTYLKRRSDYTAIQAPSIVGITEGSIGGFIGQLIGLSEERKRLEFSLKPDAPAFRDIDRQIDALKTVIYENIDNSTSLLENELGQINREIGRLESQIKRLPKEQQEFLKIQRQFDITQQAYNVFQAKRAEAELVKAANVSDVYIIDEAKDTGQGGSQRDTNINYLIALLIGIAIPVTVAFVLTLLDTFIHSPKELERLSPVPLIGVIGQVKHDNNLVVFEKPRSAIAEAFRGLRSSLHFIYNQDTASESKTIMVTSSVSGEGKTFTSINLATVFALSGKRTILVGLDLRKPKIFDDFNIDNTIGVSNYLVKDATLNEIVKSSGIENLDLALSGPVPPNPSELILNKQTAIMLEELKQSYDYVILDTPPLGLVADAMEISKHSDASLYVVRQGYTKKGMLDILNDKYSKQELGNVSMLFNYFNDRARYGHGYGYGYGYGAYGNGYHQDSAPQTAAYRLKTRIKQLFSLSRKRN; translated from the coding sequence ATGGAAGCAGAAAATGAAGTTAACGCATTATCGGGCATTTTTGATGTCAAACAGTTTCTTCAAAAGCTATTGAAGTTATGGTGGCTTTTTTTAATATGCATGGCTATAGGATTGGGTTATGCCTATTATAAGAACCAATTTATACAGACGTTTTATAGAATTGAATCCCTGATCAGCATCAAGGATAATAACAACCCGCTGTTTACAAGTAATCAAAGCCTTACGTTTAATTGGGGCGGTACTACAGATAAGGTTACCACAGCGATTATACAGTTCAAATCTAGATCTCATGCAGAGGTTGTGGTGGATCAATTGCAATATTATGTCAATTATATCAAGGAAGGAGATTATTATAACATTGATGCTTATAAGCAAACTCCGTTTTTTGTTTTTGTTGATACTTCCTATGCTCAGTTGTATCAGAAAAACATTAGAATCAAAGTCCTGGACAATGATCGCTTTGAACTGAGTGCTCCTTTCAGCGGAACTACAGCTGGTGGGTTCGACTTCGTGAAAAAGGAATGGGTCTCTGTAGAAACCCCTCAAGGAGAATGGCAGCAGATATTTGAATTTGGAGAAGAAATTGACCTGCCTTTTTTACATATTACTATAGAGAGAACCTCAGAGCAGGTAAAGACAGGAGAATGGCTGTTTAACCTAGGCAACTATTGGGGGACCGTTATGCGATACAAAGGCATCGCTGTTAGTCAACAACCTACAGGATCTTCTATTTTGAGCCTTAGTATGCAGGGTTTGAACAAGAAACGCCTTATCGACTACATTAATAAGAGTAGCGAGGTACTTGTTACTGAGGAATTACGTAAGAAAAATAAATTTGCCGTCAGCACTATAAAATACATCGACAGCAGTCTACAGCAGCAAAGTAAATTATTGAAAGAGTCAGAAACGGAATTAGCGGCGTTCAGAGATAACACCCAGCTTATCGATGCCACTTCTCAAAGCACTGATTTCAATTCAAAACTGACCGGTTTTGAGATTCAGAAGCGTGACTTATTGAATAGGTTGAATTATTATGAGACCTTAGATACATATTTAAAGCGGCGTTCAGACTATACTGCTATACAGGCTCCATCTATTGTAGGAATTACTGAAGGTAGTATAGGTGGTTTCATAGGTCAGCTCATCGGTCTATCTGAAGAGCGCAAGCGATTGGAATTTAGTTTAAAGCCAGATGCACCGGCTTTCAGAGATATTGATAGGCAGATAGATGCTTTGAAAACGGTAATTTATGAAAACATCGATAATAGCACCTCGCTTTTAGAAAATGAACTGGGCCAGATCAATAGGGAGATAGGTAGATTGGAAAGCCAGATCAAGCGATTGCCTAAAGAACAGCAGGAGTTCTTAAAAATCCAGCGACAGTTTGATATAACTCAGCAGGCTTACAATGTTTTTCAGGCAAAACGTGCGGAAGCTGAATTAGTCAAAGCAGCCAATGTATCAGATGTTTATATCATTGACGAGGCAAAAGACACCGGTCAGGGCGGCAGCCAGCGAGATACTAATATTAACTATTTAATCGCGTTGCTGATAGGTATTGCGATTCCGGTTACAGTGGCTTTTGTACTGACCTTGCTGGATACATTTATCCATTCACCTAAGGAGTTGGAAAGGTTATCTCCAGTCCCTCTAATTGGCGTTATAGGACAGGTAAAACACGATAATAATCTAGTAGTTTTTGAGAAGCCTAGGTCTGCCATAGCAGAAGCTTTTAGGGGATTGCGTTCCAGCCTCCATTTTATATACAATCAGGATACTGCGTCAGAATCCAAAACAATTATGGTGACCAGTAGTGTTAGTGGTGAAGGGAAAACCTTTACCAGTATCAACCTAGCGACAGTTTTTGCCTTAAGTGGCAAGCGTACCATACTAGTAGGATTAGATTTAAGAAAGCCTAAGATATTTGACGATTTCAACATTGATAATACGATAGGTGTTTCAAACTATCTGGTAAAGGATGCCACGTTGAACGAGATTGTCAAATCTTCAGGAATAGAAAATCTGGACCTAGCCTTATCTGGACCGGTACCACCCAATCCCAGCGAGCTTATATTGAATAAGCAAACCGCCATAATGCTAGAGGAATTGAAGCAGTCCTACGACTATGTTATTCTGGATACGCCACCTTTAGGATTAGTAGCAGATGCCATGGAGATTTCAAAGCATTCAGATGCCAGCCTTTATGTAGTGCGTCAAGGTTATACTAAAAAAGGAATGCTGGATATTTTAAACGATAAGTATTCTAAACAGGAATTGGGTAACGTAAGTATGCTCTTCAACTATTTCAACGACCGTGCGAGATATGGACATGGGTATGGATACGGATATGGTTACGGTGCCTATGGTAATGGATATCATCAAGACAGTGCACCTCAAACGGCAGCTTATCGCTTGAAAACACGGATCAAACAATTGTTTTCGCTTTCGCGAAAGCGAAATTAA
- a CDS encoding O-methyltransferase: MLHQLKHYIIHRWKSVHLHGIHSPFVFEFSRDCLKDDRYFEEYEKFSRFRESVKNNPQQLQIIDHGAGSRVFKSNSRSTSNILKHNCSSLKQMKLLYRIGDYFKTKQVLELGTSLGTGTISLSLAANQVRTVEGSAEVASYARERFREFKLENVQVSQQTFDQFFKELSNTRSEERYDLIYIDGHHDGTATLDYFEKILPHCHEDTVVILDDIYWSQGMTKAWKKLQKHSKVTVSIDTYDWGIIFFRPQQRQQAFHIKL; this comes from the coding sequence GTGCTGCACCAACTCAAACATTACATCATCCACCGATGGAAATCGGTTCACCTGCATGGGATCCACTCGCCTTTTGTATTTGAATTTAGTCGCGATTGCTTAAAGGATGATCGTTATTTTGAGGAGTATGAGAAGTTTTCACGCTTTCGCGAAAGCGTAAAAAATAATCCACAGCAACTACAAATTATTGATCACGGCGCTGGCAGCAGGGTTTTCAAAAGTAATTCTCGAAGTACTTCAAATATCCTAAAGCACAATTGCAGTTCCTTAAAACAGATGAAGTTGCTCTACCGCATAGGTGATTATTTCAAGACAAAACAAGTTTTGGAATTGGGAACTTCACTAGGAACTGGCACCATTTCATTGTCCCTAGCTGCAAATCAAGTGCGTACGGTAGAAGGCAGCGCAGAGGTTGCTAGTTATGCGCGAGAAAGGTTTAGGGAATTCAAACTTGAAAACGTTCAAGTATCACAGCAGACCTTTGACCAGTTTTTTAAAGAATTGTCGAATACCAGATCAGAAGAAAGATATGATCTCATCTACATTGATGGCCATCACGACGGCACGGCTACACTGGACTACTTTGAAAAGATTTTGCCGCATTGTCATGAGGATACGGTGGTGATTCTGGATGATATATATTGGTCTCAGGGAATGACTAAGGCTTGGAAAAAACTTCAAAAACACTCAAAGGTCACAGTTAGCATCGATA
- a CDS encoding polysaccharide pyruvyl transferase family protein: MTRKNKTLEEISTRNKIRLYWWSERHIQKKDHENYGDLLGKYLVQKITGKQVNWVRASRFYLKNLWKPVYVTIGSVLEHVGSHCIVWGSGIANRDAQIPKATFMAVRGPLSRKRLLDLGHHCPEVYGDPALLLPDYYNPPVNKEFELGIIPHISDHKLVEILFKKNDSISIIDFRTNDIEFTTSEILKCKRILSSSLHGIIVAHAYQIPAIQVKFSDNIYGDGVKYHDYMLSVGIEPYTAELIKSDRPIEEWLKKFELQQHKQPNPQIISTLKKGLMKNCPF; this comes from the coding sequence GTGACAAGGAAAAATAAAACTTTAGAAGAGATCAGCACTAGAAATAAAATACGATTATACTGGTGGAGCGAGCGCCATATCCAGAAAAAGGACCACGAGAACTATGGTGATTTACTGGGAAAATATCTCGTCCAGAAAATCACAGGCAAACAAGTAAACTGGGTACGTGCCAGCCGTTTTTATCTCAAGAACTTATGGAAACCAGTTTATGTGACCATTGGCAGCGTTTTGGAACACGTAGGGAGCCACTGTATCGTATGGGGCAGTGGTATTGCCAATAGAGACGCGCAAATTCCAAAAGCTACCTTCATGGCAGTTAGGGGTCCGCTTTCGCGAAAGCGATTACTTGATCTGGGCCATCATTGTCCAGAGGTTTATGGCGATCCGGCGCTTCTATTGCCAGATTATTATAATCCACCGGTTAACAAGGAATTTGAGTTGGGAATTATACCGCACATCAGCGATCATAAACTTGTTGAAATACTGTTCAAAAAAAATGATTCGATTTCAATCATTGATTTTAGGACAAACGATATTGAGTTCACGACTAGTGAAATTTTAAAATGCAAGAGAATACTATCATCATCGCTGCACGGGATCATTGTTGCCCATGCATATCAGATCCCAGCGATTCAAGTAAAGTTTTCCGATAACATTTATGGCGATGGTGTCAAATATCATGATTATATGCTGTCTGTAGGAATTGAACCCTACACAGCAGAACTAATTAAAAGCGACAGACCTATCGAGGAATGGTTGAAAAAGTTTGAATTACAGCAGCATAAACAACCTAACCCACAAATTATAAGTACATTGAAAAAAGGGCTTATGAAAAATTGCCCGTTTTAA
- a CDS encoding glycosyltransferase family 2 protein, whose product MIAVVVPCFNEAHRLKADQFKDFIEKNSNYHFYFVDDGSNDNTFELLTRSFSNVKRCSIFNVVENVGKGEAIRTAIKRIDINRYEYVSFIDADLEIPLNQLIKLSKKISTYPRSLIVISRRTNRNKEKRFFIRNLGSKMISLISQKLLRLNNPIVDTQCGCKMLRVEIVHIFEKPFISSWLFDLEILLRIRNYKKRSDQWIHEVSLHELNSVNAKRNYTFKSALHLTNQLYKINRAYN is encoded by the coding sequence ATGATAGCAGTAGTAGTTCCCTGTTTTAACGAGGCCCATCGTTTGAAAGCTGATCAATTCAAGGATTTCATTGAAAAAAATTCAAACTATCACTTCTACTTTGTTGATGATGGAAGCAACGATAATACATTTGAACTTCTAACCAGAAGTTTCAGTAATGTAAAAAGGTGTTCTATTTTTAACGTGGTTGAGAATGTTGGTAAAGGTGAAGCAATAAGAACTGCTATTAAACGGATCGATATTAATAGATACGAGTACGTTAGTTTTATCGATGCAGATCTTGAAATACCATTAAATCAGCTTATCAAGCTCTCTAAAAAGATTTCTACATACCCACGGTCACTGATAGTTATATCTCGAAGAACTAACAGAAATAAGGAAAAAAGATTTTTCATTAGAAATCTAGGAAGCAAGATGATATCCTTAATATCTCAGAAACTACTTAGGCTTAATAATCCTATTGTTGATACACAATGTGGTTGTAAAATGCTAAGGGTAGAAATAGTTCACATATTTGAAAAACCATTTATTTCCAGTTGGTTATTTGATTTAGAAATTTTACTAAGAATTCGTAATTATAAGAAACGTTCAGATCAATGGATTCATGAGGTTTCGTTGCATGAATTAAATAGCGTGAATGCTAAAAGAAATTATACTTTCAAAAGTGCACTTCATTTGACAAACCAGTTGTATAAAATAAATAGAGCTTACAATTGA
- a CDS encoding polysaccharide biosynthesis/export family protein: MRQSTLVLIILLLSIASCVPTSKITYLQESKSTVNDSLMMVRRLQPPYRLQVNDVVNINLYQSADERLTTLFSPASGESVSSAGVNGYGVDLRGDIRLPEIGTVKAIGLTTEELQDKLKDILLEKYFKQEEELFLTVKLAGISFTMVGEVSGTGIQSVQREQVNIIEAIAAGGGVPATGDLTAVKIVRNYPDGVKVHEVDLTTLDVVYSPYYYIQPNDMIVVDPLPQKQIGIGTTGLSAFSTIFSLVGTIAAGILLLTR, encoded by the coding sequence ATGCGTCAATCGACACTGGTACTAATCATCCTATTGCTATCAATTGCCTCCTGTGTACCTACATCTAAGATCACGTACCTGCAGGAATCCAAGTCAACTGTAAATGACAGCCTGATGATGGTGCGACGTTTACAACCACCTTATCGATTGCAGGTGAATGATGTTGTTAATATCAATTTGTATCAAAGTGCTGATGAACGGCTGACAACCCTTTTCTCGCCGGCCAGTGGTGAGTCTGTGAGCAGTGCAGGCGTCAACGGTTATGGTGTTGACCTCAGAGGAGACATACGACTGCCAGAAATAGGTACTGTCAAAGCAATAGGCCTTACTACTGAAGAGTTGCAGGATAAACTGAAAGACATCCTGCTGGAAAAATATTTCAAACAGGAAGAAGAACTGTTCCTAACAGTCAAGCTGGCTGGTATATCTTTTACGATGGTAGGCGAGGTAAGCGGTACTGGAATTCAATCTGTGCAAAGAGAACAGGTCAATATTATTGAAGCAATTGCTGCTGGTGGTGGTGTCCCAGCCACAGGAGATCTCACCGCCGTTAAAATTGTACGTAATTATCCTGACGGTGTCAAGGTACATGAGGTAGATCTCACCACACTGGATGTTGTTTACTCACCATATTACTATATACAGCCCAATGATATGATCGTTGTGGATCCATTGCCGCAAAAACAAATAGGAATAGGGACTACTGGGCTATCTGCTTTTTCCACCATTTTTTCACTGGTAGGAACAATAGCGGCTGGAATATTACTGTTAACTAGATAG